In Pseudomonas fluorescens, the following are encoded in one genomic region:
- a CDS encoding efflux RND transporter periplasmic adaptor subunit, with product MVVPGLKAVMALSVVTLLTACDEKKPVQEYLPRVFVQVVKPADYAASVTLTGDIQARIQTELSFRVGGKIIQRSVDVGDRVTAKQVLARLDPKDLQTNVDSAQAQVVAEQARVTQSAAAFVRQQKLLPKGYTSQSEYDSAQAALHSSQSALSAAQAQLANAKDQLSYTALIADAPGIITERQAEVGQVVQATMPVFSLARDGDRDAVFNVYESLLAEKPKDQTIVLSLLDNPAIKTTGTVREVTPAVSAQSGTVQVKVGLDKLPDGMQLGSVVSATARGSGKSVIELPWSALTKNISVPAVWIVDDKGKAQLHSVTVSRYLTGKVIISDGLKDGDKVIIAGGQLLHPDMEVEIAENTYKDLTWGAKP from the coding sequence ATGGTGGTTCCCGGATTGAAAGCAGTAATGGCCTTGAGTGTCGTCACCCTGCTGACGGCTTGCGACGAGAAAAAACCCGTGCAGGAATACCTGCCGCGGGTGTTCGTGCAAGTCGTCAAGCCGGCGGATTACGCGGCCTCGGTTACCCTCACCGGAGATATCCAGGCGCGGATACAGACCGAACTGTCTTTTCGTGTGGGTGGCAAAATCATCCAGCGTTCGGTTGACGTCGGTGATCGAGTGACAGCCAAGCAAGTGCTGGCCCGGCTCGACCCGAAGGATTTGCAGACCAATGTCGATTCGGCCCAGGCGCAAGTCGTCGCCGAGCAGGCGCGGGTGACGCAGAGTGCGGCGGCGTTCGTGCGTCAGCAAAAATTGCTGCCCAAGGGCTACACCAGCCAGAGCGAATACGATTCGGCCCAAGCCGCCTTGCACAGTAGTCAGAGTGCCTTGAGCGCTGCCCAGGCGCAGTTGGCCAACGCCAAGGATCAGTTGAGCTATACGGCGCTGATCGCCGATGCGCCGGGGATCATTACCGAGCGCCAGGCCGAAGTCGGCCAGGTGGTGCAAGCGACCATGCCGGTCTTCAGCCTGGCCCGTGACGGCGACCGGGATGCGGTGTTCAACGTCTATGAATCACTGCTGGCCGAGAAGCCGAAAGATCAAACCATCGTCCTCAGTCTGCTCGACAACCCGGCGATCAAAACCACCGGCACCGTGCGCGAAGTCACCCCCGCGGTGTCGGCGCAATCCGGAACCGTGCAGGTCAAGGTCGGCCTCGACAAACTGCCCGACGGTATGCAACTGGGCTCGGTGGTGAGTGCCACGGCCAGGGGATCGGGCAAGTCGGTCATCGAGTTGCCGTGGTCGGCGTTGACCAAAAACATCAGTGTCCCCGCTGTCTGGATTGTCGACGACAAGGGCAAGGCTCAATTGCATTCGGTCACGGTCAGCCGCTACCTGACCGGCAAGGTCATCATCAGCGACGGGTTGAAGGACGGGGACAAAGTCATCATCGCAGGCGGACAACTCTTGCACCCGGACATGGAAGTCGAGATTGCCGAAAACACTTACAAGGATCTGACGTGGGGAGCCAAGCCATGA
- a CDS encoding efflux RND transporter periplasmic adaptor subunit, translating into MKPLWALSIGLVLSACSESEPPPAPVRPVLSIKVQTLIEEDLGRFAGSIQARYETDTGFRVGGRIASRNVDVGTEVEKGTLLATLDPSDQQNQLRSAQGDLSKIQAQLINAKATAQRQQALFDRGVGAQAQLDEANTDLKTTQASLDQARAAVNQSKDQLGYTELRADHKAVVTQWSAEAGQVVSAGQQVVTLAQPDIKEAVIDLPDTLVDQLPSDVVFLVAAQLDPSINSTAIIREIEPKAQSATRTRRARLTLAETPPGFRLGTAISVTLSSAIKPRIELPVTALQEVDGKPRIWVIDAQSKTVSPRDIQVISRTDSTVVLAGGVKNGERVVSAGVNSLKPGQQVKIDEDSQ; encoded by the coding sequence ATGAAGCCTTTATGGGCGTTGTCCATCGGGCTGGTGCTGAGCGCCTGTTCTGAAAGCGAACCGCCGCCGGCGCCGGTGCGGCCGGTGCTGTCGATCAAGGTCCAGACCTTGATCGAAGAGGACCTGGGCCGCTTCGCCGGCAGCATCCAGGCGCGTTATGAAACCGATACCGGCTTCCGTGTGGGCGGGCGAATCGCCAGCCGTAACGTCGATGTCGGCACCGAGGTGGAGAAGGGTACGCTGCTTGCCACCCTCGATCCTTCCGACCAGCAGAACCAATTGCGCTCGGCCCAGGGCGATCTGTCGAAAATCCAGGCGCAACTGATCAACGCCAAGGCCACGGCCCAGCGTCAGCAAGCCTTGTTTGACCGCGGGGTCGGTGCACAAGCGCAACTCGACGAGGCCAACACGGACCTGAAAACCACCCAGGCCTCACTCGATCAGGCCCGGGCGGCCGTCAACCAGAGCAAGGACCAACTGGGCTACACCGAGCTGCGCGCCGACCATAAAGCCGTGGTCACCCAGTGGAGTGCCGAGGCCGGGCAAGTGGTGTCGGCCGGTCAGCAAGTGGTGACCCTGGCGCAACCGGACATCAAGGAAGCGGTGATCGACCTACCCGATACGCTGGTCGATCAACTGCCCAGCGATGTGGTGTTCCTGGTCGCTGCGCAACTTGATCCAAGCATCAACTCCACCGCCATCATCCGCGAAATCGAACCCAAGGCTCAAAGCGCCACACGCACCCGTCGCGCCCGCCTGACCCTGGCCGAAACGCCGCCCGGCTTTCGCTTGGGAACGGCCATCAGCGTCACCCTGAGTTCTGCGATCAAGCCGCGCATCGAGTTGCCTGTCACCGCGTTGCAGGAGGTCGATGGCAAGCCACGCATCTGGGTGATTGATGCACAGAGTAAAACCGTCTCTCCCCGTGACATCCAGGTGATCAGCCGTACCGACAGCACCGTGGTGCTGGCTGGCGGCGTGAAGAACGGCGAGCGGGTGGTCAGTGCCGGTGTCAACAGCCTCAAACCGGGGCAACAAGTGAAAATCGACGAGGACAGTCAATGA
- a CDS encoding efflux RND transporter permease subunit, protein MKGPFNLSEWALKHQSFIWYLMFVALLMGVFSYFNLGREEDPSFTIKTMVIQSKWPGATQEETLKQITDRIEKKLEELDSLDYVKSYTRPGESTVYVYLRDTTSAKDIPEIWYQVRKKINDIKYQFPQGIQGPSFNDEFGDVFGSIYAFTADGLTLRQLRDYVEQARMEIRGVPGLGKIEMVGQQDEVLYLNFSTRKLAALGIDERQVVQSLQSQNAVTPAGVIEAGPERISVRTSGKFASEKDLAEVNLKLNDRYYRLADIAEISRGYVDPASPEFRYNGKQAIGLAIAMQKGGNVQAFGKALHARIDQLTADLPVGVGIYNVSDQAVVVEEAVGGFTSALFEAVVIVLLVSFVSLGVRAGLVVACSIPLVLAMVFVFMEYSGITMQRISLGALIIALGLLVDDAMITVEMMVTRLEMGETKEQAATFAYTSTAFPMLTGTLVTVAGFVPIGLNASSAGEYTYTLFAVIACAMLVSWVVAVLFAPVIGVHILSTKVKPHEGEPGRIGKAFNGGLLWCMRNRWWAIGITVLCFVLAVFSMRFVQNQFFPSSDRPEILVDLNLPQNASLDETRRAVDRLEATLKDDPDIVRWSTYVGQGAIRFYLPLDQQLQNPFYAQLVIVSKGHTREAMMQKLRERLRNDFVGIGSYVQALEMGPPVGRPIQYRVSGKDIDQVRRHAIDLATELDKNPHIGEIIYDWNEPGKVLRIDIAQDKARQLGLSSEDVANLMNGIVSGQTVTQVDDDIYLINVVGRAVDSERGTPETLQNLQIVTPSGTSIPLLAFATVRYELEQPLVWRRDRLPTITIKAAIRDEIQPTDLVKILKPSIDAFAAKLPAGYKVATGGTVEESGKAQGPIAKVVPLMLFMMATFLMIQLHSVQKLFLVASVAPLGLIGVVIALVPTGTPMGFVAILGILALIGIIIRNSVILVTQIEEYEQKGYAPWDAVVQATEHRRRPILLTAAAASMGMIPIAREVFWGPMAYAMIGGIVIATLLTLLFLPALYVAWYKIREPKKEAV, encoded by the coding sequence ATGAAAGGGCCTTTCAACCTCTCGGAATGGGCCCTCAAGCATCAGTCGTTCATCTGGTATCTGATGTTCGTCGCATTGTTGATGGGTGTGTTCTCGTACTTCAACCTGGGGCGCGAAGAAGACCCTTCGTTCACCATCAAGACCATGGTGATCCAGAGTAAATGGCCGGGGGCGACCCAGGAGGAAACCCTCAAGCAGATCACCGACCGGATCGAGAAAAAGCTCGAAGAACTCGACTCCCTCGATTATGTGAAAAGTTACACGCGCCCCGGTGAATCCACGGTGTATGTGTACCTGCGCGACACCACCAGTGCCAAGGACATCCCGGAAATCTGGTACCAGGTGCGCAAGAAGATCAACGACATCAAATACCAGTTCCCGCAGGGCATACAGGGGCCGTCGTTCAACGACGAGTTCGGTGACGTCTTCGGCTCGATCTACGCCTTCACCGCCGACGGCCTGACCCTGCGTCAGTTGCGCGACTACGTGGAACAGGCGCGCATGGAAATTCGCGGCGTGCCGGGGCTGGGCAAGATCGAAATGGTCGGCCAGCAGGACGAAGTGCTGTACCTGAACTTCTCCACGCGCAAACTCGCAGCGCTGGGCATCGATGAGCGTCAAGTGGTGCAGAGCCTGCAATCTCAGAACGCCGTGACCCCGGCAGGTGTCATCGAGGCCGGGCCGGAGCGGATTTCGGTGCGCACTTCAGGGAAGTTCGCTTCGGAGAAAGACCTGGCCGAGGTCAACCTCAAGCTCAACGACCGCTACTATCGTCTGGCCGACATTGCCGAAATCAGTCGCGGCTACGTCGATCCGGCCTCGCCGGAATTCCGCTACAACGGCAAACAGGCCATCGGCCTGGCGATTGCCATGCAAAAGGGTGGCAACGTTCAGGCATTCGGCAAGGCCTTGCACGCCCGTATCGACCAGTTGACCGCCGACCTGCCGGTGGGTGTCGGCATTTACAACGTGTCCGACCAGGCCGTGGTGGTGGAAGAGGCCGTCGGCGGCTTTACCAGTGCCTTGTTCGAGGCGGTGGTGATCGTGCTGCTGGTCAGTTTCGTCAGCCTTGGCGTGCGCGCCGGGCTGGTGGTGGCGTGCTCGATCCCGTTGGTGCTGGCGATGGTGTTCGTGTTCATGGAATACAGCGGCATCACCATGCAGCGGATTTCCCTCGGTGCTCTGATCATCGCCCTCGGCCTGCTGGTGGACGATGCGATGATCACTGTGGAAATGATGGTCACGCGCCTGGAAATGGGCGAGACCAAGGAGCAGGCGGCGACGTTCGCCTACACTTCCACGGCGTTCCCGATGCTCACCGGTACGCTGGTGACGGTGGCAGGCTTCGTGCCGATCGGCTTGAACGCCAGCTCCGCCGGTGAGTACACCTACACCCTGTTTGCGGTGATCGCCTGCGCGATGCTGGTGTCGTGGGTGGTGGCGGTTCTGTTTGCGCCGGTGATCGGCGTGCACATTCTCAGCACCAAGGTGAAACCCCACGAAGGCGAACCCGGGCGTATCGGCAAGGCGTTCAACGGCGGGCTGTTGTGGTGCATGCGCAATCGCTGGTGGGCCATTGGCATCACCGTGCTGTGCTTTGTACTGGCGGTGTTCAGCATGCGTTTTGTGCAGAACCAGTTCTTCCCGTCCTCGGACCGCCCGGAAATCCTGGTCGACCTGAACCTGCCGCAAAACGCCTCGCTCGACGAAACCCGCCGGGCCGTCGATCGCCTCGAAGCCACGCTCAAGGACGATCCGGACATCGTGCGCTGGAGCACCTACGTCGGTCAGGGTGCGATCCGTTTCTACCTGCCACTGGACCAACAACTGCAAAACCCGTTCTACGCGCAGTTGGTGATCGTCAGCAAAGGCCATACCCGTGAAGCCATGATGCAGAAGCTTCGCGAGCGCTTGCGCAACGACTTCGTCGGCATCGGCAGTTATGTCCAGGCACTGGAAATGGGCCCGCCGGTAGGGCGTCCGATCCAGTACCGGGTCAGCGGCAAAGACATCGACCAGGTGCGTCGACACGCCATCGACCTGGCCACGGAGCTGGACAAGAACCCGCACATTGGCGAGATCATCTACGACTGGAACGAGCCGGGCAAAGTCCTGCGCATCGACATCGCCCAGGACAAGGCGCGGCAGTTGGGGCTGTCTTCCGAGGATGTGGCCAACCTGATGAACGGCATCGTCAGCGGCCAGACGGTGACCCAGGTCGATGACGACATTTACCTGATCAACGTGGTCGGGCGCGCGGTGGATTCCGAACGCGGTACGCCGGAAACCCTGCAGAACCTGCAAATCGTCACGCCTAGCGGCACGTCGATTCCGCTGCTGGCGTTCGCCACGGTGCGCTACGAACTGGAACAACCGCTGGTGTGGCGTCGCGATCGCCTGCCGACCATCACCATCAAGGCGGCGATTCGTGACGAGATCCAGCCGACGGACCTGGTGAAAATCCTCAAGCCGTCCATAGACGCTTTCGCTGCCAAACTGCCGGCGGGCTACAAGGTCGCCACCGGTGGTACGGTGGAGGAAAGCGGCAAGGCCCAGGGCCCGATTGCCAAGGTTGTGCCGCTGATGCTGTTCATGATGGCGACCTTCCTGATGATCCAACTGCACAGCGTGCAGAAGCTGTTCCTGGTGGCCAGCGTTGCGCCGCTGGGGTTGATCGGCGTGGTGATCGCGCTGGTGCCGACGGGTACGCCGATGGGCTTCGTGGCGATCCTCGGGATTCTGGCGCTGATCGGTATCATCATCCGTAACTCGGTGATCCTGGTGACCCAGATCGAAGAGTACGAGCAGAAGGGCTACGCGCCGTGGGATGCGGTGGTGCAAGCCACCGAACACCGACGTCGGCCGATCCTGCTGACCGCTGCGGCGGCGAGCATGGGGATGATCCCGATTGCCCGGGAAGTGTTCTGGGGGCCGATGGCCTACGCGATGATCGGCGGGATCGTCATCGCCACCTTGCTGACGCTGCTGTTTTTGCCGGCGCTGTATGTGGCCTGGTACAAGATTCGCGAGCCGAAGAAAGAGGCTGTTTAA